The following coding sequences are from one Streptomyces sp. NBC_01294 window:
- a CDS encoding RelA/SpoT family protein, which yields MSAEATNPEAHPEARPELRRRGRTRLDLRRLGRAALLGPTSRDRLPDAIGHVAEAHRAHHPDADLSVLRRAYLLAETSHRGQMRKSGEPYITHPLAVTLILAELGAETTTLTASLLHDTVEDTDVTLDQVRAEFGDEVCFIVDGVTKVEKIDYGAAAEPETFRKMLVATGNDVRVMSIKLADRLHNMRTLGVMRPEKQARIAKVTRDVLIPLAERLGVQALKTELEDLVFAILHPEEYESTRALIAAHAGESDPLPAIADSVRAVLRDAGIAAEVQVRPRHFVSVHRIARMRGELRGSDFGRILVLVGENADCYAVLGELHTCFTPVISEFKDFIATPKFNLYQSLHTAVATPEGYVAEVIVRTRQMHRVAEAGVVALGNPYATATPDAAADPDEERVDPTRPGWLSRLLDWQQSAPDPDTFWSVLRAELAQDREITVFREDGSATGTISLPAGASCIDAAYAQHGEAAHGCIGARVNGRLTSLSSPLSDGDTVQLLLAQDASSGPAAEWLDHAKTPAARIAISSWLDSHPDRAMATTSAARAPLSVVGARGGGGNAVADLPDATVRLAGCCTPVPPDAVAGFLVRGGAVTVHRIHCAAVAQMQAVGRTSVAVHWRATADCRVTLLAESFGRPHLLADLTEAIAREGVEVVSATVEPPVEQRVRHSYTLQLPDAAGLPALMRAMRDVPGVYDVRRA from the coding sequence ATGAGTGCAGAGGCCACGAACCCCGAAGCACACCCCGAAGCGCGCCCTGAGCTCCGCAGACGCGGCCGGACCAGGCTCGATCTGCGCCGACTCGGGCGCGCGGCCCTGCTCGGTCCCACGTCCCGCGACCGGCTCCCGGACGCGATCGGCCACGTCGCCGAGGCGCACCGTGCCCACCATCCGGACGCCGATCTGTCCGTTCTGCGACGGGCGTACCTCCTCGCGGAGACCTCGCACCGCGGTCAGATGCGAAAAAGTGGTGAGCCGTACATCACACATCCGCTCGCCGTCACCCTGATCCTCGCCGAACTCGGCGCCGAGACCACCACCTTGACGGCCTCCCTGCTCCACGACACCGTCGAGGACACGGACGTGACCCTCGATCAGGTCCGAGCGGAGTTCGGCGACGAGGTCTGTTTCATCGTCGACGGCGTCACCAAGGTGGAGAAGATCGACTACGGCGCCGCCGCCGAACCCGAGACCTTCCGCAAGATGCTCGTCGCCACCGGCAACGACGTCCGCGTCATGTCCATCAAACTCGCCGACCGGCTGCACAACATGCGCACCCTGGGCGTGATGCGCCCCGAGAAGCAGGCCCGCATCGCGAAGGTCACCCGCGACGTGCTCATCCCGCTGGCCGAACGGCTCGGAGTCCAGGCCCTCAAGACCGAGCTGGAAGACCTCGTCTTCGCGATCCTGCACCCCGAGGAATACGAGAGCACCCGCGCGCTCATCGCCGCCCACGCCGGGGAGAGCGACCCGCTGCCCGCCATCGCCGACTCCGTACGGGCCGTCCTGCGCGACGCCGGCATCGCCGCCGAGGTACAGGTCCGGCCGCGGCACTTCGTCTCCGTGCACCGGATCGCCCGGATGCGCGGCGAACTGCGCGGCTCCGACTTCGGCCGCATCCTCGTCCTCGTCGGCGAGAACGCCGACTGCTACGCGGTCCTGGGGGAGTTGCACACCTGCTTCACCCCCGTCATCTCGGAGTTCAAGGACTTCATCGCCACCCCGAAGTTCAACCTCTACCAGTCGCTGCACACCGCCGTCGCCACGCCCGAGGGCTACGTGGCCGAGGTCATCGTGCGGACCCGGCAGATGCACCGGGTCGCGGAGGCCGGCGTGGTGGCGCTCGGCAACCCGTACGCCACCGCGACACCGGACGCCGCCGCCGACCCGGACGAGGAGCGGGTGGACCCCACGCGCCCCGGCTGGCTGTCCAGGCTGCTCGACTGGCAGCAGTCCGCGCCCGACCCCGACACCTTCTGGAGCGTGCTCCGCGCCGAGCTCGCCCAGGACCGGGAGATCACCGTGTTCCGGGAGGACGGCAGCGCCACCGGCACGATCAGCCTGCCGGCGGGGGCCAGCTGTATCGACGCCGCCTACGCGCAGCACGGCGAGGCGGCCCACGGCTGTATCGGCGCCCGTGTCAACGGGCGCCTCACCTCGCTGTCCTCCCCGCTGTCCGACGGGGACACCGTGCAGCTGCTCCTCGCGCAGGACGCCTCCTCGGGGCCCGCCGCCGAATGGCTGGACCACGCGAAGACCCCGGCCGCCCGGATCGCCATCAGCAGCTGGCTCGATTCCCATCCCGACCGGGCCATGGCCACCACCTCGGCCGCGCGGGCGCCGCTGTCGGTGGTCGGGGCCCGGGGCGGCGGGGGCAATGCGGTCGCCGACCTGCCGGACGCCACCGTGCGGCTGGCCGGGTGCTGCACCCCGGTCCCGCCGGACGCCGTCGCCGGCTTCCTGGTCCGCGGCGGGGCCGTCACCGTGCACCGCATCCACTGCGCGGCGGTGGCGCAGATGCAGGCCGTGGGCCGCACCTCCGTCGCCGTCCACTGGCGGGCCACGGCGGACTGCCGGGTCACCCTGCTCGCTGAATCGTTCGGCCGCCCCCATCTGCTGGCCGACCTGACCGAGGCCATCGCCCGCGAAGGGGTCGAG
- the dapF gene encoding diaminopimelate epimerase has protein sequence MTQTTLSFLKGHGTENDFVIVPDPDNAVELPASAVAKLCDRRAGIGADGVLHVVRSAAHPEAAHLADEAEWFMDYRNSDGSIAEMCGNGVRVFARYLQYAGHVEPGDLSVATRGGVKRVHLDKRGDVTVSMGRAELPEGEVTVSVGSRSWPARNVNMGNPHAVAFVESLDDAGNLFTAPPFSPASAYPTGVNVEFVVDRGPRHVAMRVHERGSGETRSCGTGACAVAVAAIRRDGADPAATGEPVSYTVDLPGGTLVITEHPDGQIDMTGPAVIVAAGEFDEAWLTETAFG, from the coding sequence GTGACGCAGACCACCCTCTCCTTCCTCAAGGGCCACGGCACCGAGAACGACTTCGTGATCGTCCCGGACCCGGACAACGCCGTCGAGCTGCCCGCATCCGCCGTCGCGAAGCTGTGCGACCGGCGGGCCGGGATCGGCGCGGACGGCGTCCTGCACGTCGTCCGGTCCGCCGCGCACCCCGAGGCGGCGCACCTGGCCGACGAGGCGGAGTGGTTCATGGACTACCGCAACAGCGACGGCTCCATCGCCGAGATGTGCGGCAACGGCGTGCGCGTCTTCGCCCGCTACCTCCAGTACGCCGGACACGTCGAGCCCGGGGACCTCTCGGTCGCCACCCGCGGCGGCGTCAAGCGCGTGCACCTCGACAAGAGGGGCGACGTCACCGTCTCCATGGGCCGCGCCGAGCTCCCCGAGGGCGAGGTCACGGTCAGCGTCGGATCGCGGAGCTGGCCCGCGCGCAACGTGAACATGGGGAACCCGCACGCCGTGGCCTTCGTTGAAAGCCTCGACGACGCCGGGAACCTGTTCACCGCCCCGCCCTTCAGCCCGGCGTCCGCCTACCCGACGGGTGTCAACGTCGAGTTCGTCGTCGACCGCGGCCCCCGGCACGTCGCCATGCGCGTCCACGAGCGCGGCTCCGGCGAGACCCGCTCCTGCGGCACCGGCGCCTGCGCCGTCGCCGTGGCCGCCATCCGCCGCGACGGCGCGGACCCGGCCGCCACCGGCGAACCGGTCTCGTACACCGTCGACCTCCCGGGCGGAACCCTCGTCATCACCGAACACCCCGACGGGCAGATCGACATGACCGGACCCGCCGTGATCGTGGCTGCGGGCGAGTTCGACGAGGCCTGGCTCACCGAAACGGCTTTCGGCTGA
- a CDS encoding gliding motility protein, protein MGVFDRFFRRKDEVATEEVAVEALTAEPGAADEAEAEVETVVAEAPAAEAVEIPKQQSAEVAADTEAGEGART, encoded by the coding sequence ATGGGCGTTTTTGATCGGTTTTTTCGTCGTAAGGACGAGGTCGCGACCGAGGAGGTCGCGGTCGAGGCCCTGACGGCGGAGCCTGGTGCGGCCGACGAGGCCGAGGCCGAGGTCGAGACGGTTGTTGCGGAGGCCCCGGCGGCGGAGGCCGTGGAGATCCCGAAGCAGCAGTCGGCCGAGGTGGCGGCGGACACCGAAGCCGGCGAGGGCGCCCGCACGTAG
- the miaA gene encoding tRNA (adenosine(37)-N6)-dimethylallyltransferase MiaA translates to MRKAAPAPRVIAVVGPTAAGKSDLGVALARQFDGEVVNADSMQLYRGMDIGTAKLTTKERGGVPHHLLDIWDVTDTANVAEYQRLARLEIDKLLAEGRTPVLVGGSGLYVRGALDVMEFPGTDPEVRARLEDELTLRGSGALHARLAAADPDAARAILPSNGRRIVRALEVIEITGRPFTANLPGHESVYDTVQIGVDVARPELDERIALRVDRMWEAGLVDEVRALEARGLRDGITASRALGYQQVLAALAGECTEDDARTETVRATKRFARRQDSWFRRDPRVHWLSGAAADRGELAGLAQSLVERAITA, encoded by the coding sequence GTGAGGAAAGCAGCCCCCGCCCCGCGGGTCATCGCCGTCGTCGGTCCCACCGCGGCAGGAAAGTCCGACCTGGGCGTAGCCCTGGCCCGCCAATTCGACGGCGAAGTCGTCAACGCCGACTCCATGCAGCTGTACCGGGGGATGGACATCGGCACCGCCAAGCTGACGACCAAGGAGCGCGGCGGGGTCCCGCACCACCTCCTCGACATCTGGGACGTCACCGACACCGCCAACGTCGCCGAGTACCAGCGGCTGGCCCGCCTGGAGATCGACAAACTGCTCGCCGAGGGCCGCACCCCCGTCCTCGTCGGCGGATCCGGCCTGTACGTCCGCGGCGCCCTGGACGTCATGGAGTTCCCCGGCACCGACCCCGAGGTGCGCGCCCGGCTGGAGGACGAGCTCACGCTCCGCGGCTCCGGCGCCCTGCACGCCCGGCTCGCCGCCGCCGACCCGGATGCCGCCCGGGCCATCCTGCCCAGCAACGGCCGCCGCATCGTCCGCGCGCTGGAGGTGATCGAGATCACCGGCCGCCCCTTCACCGCCAACCTGCCCGGCCACGAATCCGTCTACGACACCGTGCAGATCGGTGTCGACGTCGCCCGGCCCGAGCTGGACGAGCGGATCGCCCTGCGGGTGGACCGGATGTGGGAGGCCGGGCTGGTGGACGAGGTCCGCGCGCTGGAGGCCCGCGGGCTGCGCGACGGAATCACCGCCTCCAGGGCGCTCGGCTACCAGCAGGTGCTGGCCGCGCTCGCCGGGGAGTGCACCGAGGACGATGCCCGGACGGAGACCGTCCGGGCGACCAAGCGGTTCGCCCGCCGCCAGGACTCCTGGTTCCGCCGCGACCCGCGCGTGCACTGGCTCAGCGGGGCCGCCGCCGACCGGGGGGAACTGGCCGGACTCGCGCAGTCGTTGGTCGAACGAGCGATTACAGCCTGA
- a CDS encoding antitoxin, which translates to MGLLDNLKAKLAPAKDKVGDLAQKNEGKINQGLDKVAKAVDSKTKGKYSGHITSGTGKAKDALGKIAHKDTPGGPTPPAAS; encoded by the coding sequence ATGGGTCTGCTGGACAATCTGAAGGCCAAGCTCGCTCCGGCGAAGGACAAGGTCGGCGATCTCGCCCAGAAGAACGAGGGCAAGATCAACCAGGGTCTGGACAAGGTGGCCAAGGCCGTGGACTCCAAGACCAAGGGCAAGTACAGCGGCCACATCACGAGCGGTACGGGCAAGGCGAAGGACGCCCTGGGCAAGATCGCGCACAAGGACACCCCCGGCGGGCCGACGCCGCCGGCCGCCTCCTGA